The Paenibacillus amylolyticus genome contains the following window.
TCCGTCCACCATGTGTATAGACCTCCCACTCGCCCCAAGCTTCGTTATACTTGGCATCGATCGCTACCACAATACACTGCGAGCCAAAGCGACGTGCACCATCTGCAATCAACTGCGGATTAAGTACCGCGGCTGTATTCACTGCAATTTTATCCGCTCCTGCACGGAGAATCCGCTTCATATCCTCTACTTTTGAGATGCCACCGCCTACCGTAAAAGGAATAGCGATCTCGCCAGCGGTCTGCCGCACGACTTCTTCCATCGTTTCACGACCTTCTACCGAAGCGGAAATATCGAGAAATACCAGTTCGTCCGCGCCCTCGCGGTCATATAGTGCCGCCAGCTCTACCGGATCACCCGCATCGCGGAGATTGACGAAGTTGACGCCTTTGACGACCCGGCCGTCCTTCACGTCCAGACAGGGAATGATTCTTTTTGCCAGCATGCTACCTCATCCTCTCTATCCGAATATGCCTTACTTGTTTACCGAACGTACTGCTTCAGACAGATCAATGCTTCCAGTGTACAGTGCTTTACCTACGATGGCTCCACCAACACCATCATCCGCATGACGACTCAGACGAAGCAGATCATCCATTACACTTACACCGCCGGAAGCAATAACCGTCCGTCCGCTTGCCTTGGCTAGAGACACAATCGCTTCCACATTAGGACCCTGCATCATGCCATCACGGGAAATATCCGTAAAGATAAACGTCTCTGCCCCATACGCCGCCAATTCCTTCGCGAGTACCTCTGCCTGTACTTCTGATGTTTCAAGCCATCCGCGGGTTGCCACGTAACCATTACGAGCGTCGATACCGATTGCCACTTTGTCGCCGTAACGTCCCAGGACTTCCTCTGTAAAAGCACGATCCTCAATGGCGCTGTTCCAATAATCAGCCGGCTAACACCAAGGCCCAGCAAACGCTCTACATCCGCTACTGTACGAAGTCCGCCGCCTACCTGAACAGGTACGTTTACAGCGGAGGCAATGCGACCGATCAGCTCATCGTTAACAGGATGACCTGCTTTGGCACCATCCAGATCCACCAGATGCACATATGTACCGCCTTGCTTCTCCCAGGATAGAGCCACTTGAACCGGGTCATCGTTATACACGGTCTCCTGATTATAATCTCCCTGCACCAGTCTTACACATTTGCCGTCCCGGATATCAATCGCCGGATATATAATAAAAGATGACATACAAGGCCTCCTGAATATGAATTAGATTTGTACGCTTATTACTGATGATGTGATAAAGAGATGAGCCAAGTTTCACAAAGACATTTACCTTTGTACAGGCGCTCCTGTCAGAGCCAGAAAGTTGCCGAGCAGCTTCATGCCAAGCTCTCCGCTTTTCTCCGGGTGGAATTGCATACCGAAGTTGGACTCTCTGCCTACAATGGCTGTCACCGGATGTCCGTAATCCGTTACCGCCAGCAGATCGTCCCTGTTGTCCGTAAGTGCATGATAGGAATGAACAAAATAGACGTGTCCTGCCTCAAGCCCCGCAAATAATGGATTTTCCGCGTGCAGGAATTCCAGACGGTTCCATCCCATATGAGGAACCTTCAGTTCTCCTGGTGCGAAGCGCACTACTTTACCTGGCAAAATATCCAGTCCCTCATATTCCCCATGCTCTTCACTTGAGCTGAACAACAACTGCATCCCCAGACAGATCCCGAGCAGTGGCTTGGACCCGCAGCGGCTTCCTTCACCACCGTATCCAGTCCACTCTCCCGCAGATGAACCATTGCATCACCAAAAGCACCTACGCCTGGCAGAATCACACCATCTGCGCCAAGAATCTCTTCCCGGTCACCCGTGACCAGCGCCTCGTAGCCAAGACGTTCGACCGCTTTGCCGACGCTGTGCAGGTTACCCATACCGTAATCGACAATTGCAATCGCCATCGTCTACAGCACTCCCTTCGTGGAAGGCACACCCGTTACACGTGGATCAATCAACGTTGCTTCATCCAGTGCACGTCCCAATGCCTTAAAGATCGCTTCAATCATGTGGTGGGTGTTCTGACCATAGTGCACAATGACATGCAACGTAATCCGAGCTTCCAACGCCAATTTCCATAGGAATTCATGTACCAGCTCCGTGGAGAAACTGCCTACCTGTTGGGAAGGGTATTCTGCACGGTATTCAAAGTGAGGCCGGTTACTCACATCAATAATAACCTGAGCGAGTGCCTCGTCCATCGGGACAAAAACACTGGCGTAACGCTTAATCCCGCGTTTGTCACCCAACGCTTCCCGCAGCGTCTGTCCGAGACAGATTCCGATGTCTTCAACCGTGTGGTGATCGTCAATATCAATATCTCCACGAGCCTGCACGTTCAGGTCGAATTGTCCATGCTTCGTGAATAGATCGAGCATATGGTTCAGGAAGGGCACATCCGTTTCAATCGTGGATTGTCCTGTTCCGTCAACATTAAAGGCCAATTGGATATTGGTCTCGTTCGTTTTGCGATCTACCTCTGCTTGGCGCACTGCACCTTTGTTTTCAAGTTCCACACCATTATTTTGCTTATCCATTGTCCGATTCCGCCTTTCCTTCCTGTTCTAACCGTACAGCAATTGCACGGGCATGCCCTTCAAGCCCCTCATGGCGGGCCAATTCTATGATAGCCGCTCCATTCTGCAGCAGCGCTTCCTTACTATAGTAGATCAGACTCGACTTCTTGATAAAATCATCCACGTCCACTGGCGAACTGAATCGCGCCGTTCCATTGGTCGGTATAATGTGATTGGGTCCGGCAAAATAATCCCCTACCGGCTCCGAGCTGTACGGGCCGAGGAAGATCGCACCGGCATTCTCGATCCGGCCAGCGTAAGCCATTGGCTCCTGCACCATGATTTCCAGATGCTCCGGTGCGAGCCGGTTCACCACATCAATCCCCTCATCGATGGAATCGACCACTATTATTGCGCCATACTGCTCTACCGAAGCAGCAGCGATATCACGTCGCGGCAGCAATTCAAGCTGCCGCTGCACTTCGCCCTGCACGGCTTCCGCCAGCGTGGCCGAATTCGTAACGAGAATGGCCGATGCCATCTCGTCATGTTCCGCCTGCGACAACAGGTCGGCGGCGACATACACCGGATTCGCCGTATCATCGGCGAGCACCACAATCTCACTCGGCCCGGCGATACTATCGATATCGACTGCACCGTACACTTCGCGCTTCGCGAGCGCCACGTAAATATTGCCCGGTCCACAGATCTTGTCGACCGGGGCAATGCTCTCCGTGCCGTAAGCGAGGGCGGCGATAGCTTGAGCGCCGCCAACCCGGTACATCTCGCTCACGCCTGCTTCCGCAGCAGCAACGAGAATGTACGGGTTAATGCCTTCGCCGCCGTTCGTAGACGGCGGCGTCACGAGAACGATCTCCGGCACGCCTGCTACCTGTGCCGGAATCACATTCATCAGCACAGACGATGGATACGCTGCTTTGCCGCCAGGTACATAGACCCCGACCCGCTTTAGCGGTCGGATGACCTGGCCCAGCAGGCTGCCGTCCGGCTGCCAATCCATCCACGAGTTGCGTTTCTGCTTCTCGTGAAACGCACGAATGTTGGCGGCGGCTTGCCGAATCGCCGTCACAAAGGATGGCTCCACGGCTGCATGAGCCGCCTGCAGCTCTTCCTGCGGCACGCGTAGCTCCGCTGCCGTCAACTTCGTGCGATCCAGCTGCTCCGTGTAACGCAGCAGTGCCGCATCACCCTCACGTCGTATGTCGCTGACAATGCGCCGTACCGTTTCATTTTGCTCCGGCGTGCCATACTCCACTTCCCGCTTCAGATCAAACTCCCGTGCAGGTACAATTTTCATGTGTACAACCTCCTTATCCCCTGTCATGTCTGCCGCTATAAGACCGATTCGATTCTGTTTTTCTCGTTTCTTTCTTCTATCGTTTCTTTCTTCTATCGTTTCATTCTTTTGTTATTCGGTTTGTATATTTTCCGTTCCTTGCTAACTTGCAATCCTTGCTTATCTATAATTTATCCCCGAAGGCTTCCCGCCGATATCTCGTTGGATGCCGGTATAACCTGCTGAAGTGCATCACACAAAGCTTGAATTCTTGCATTTTTCATCCGATAACTTACCCGATTGGCGATAAGACGGCTAGTGATATCCAGAATGCCAGTCATCTCCACGAGTCCGTTCTCACGCAGCGTCTGACCTGTCTCTACCAGATCGACAATCCGGTCTGCCAGGCCAATCAGAGGCGCAAGTTCAATGGAACCGTTCAGCTTGATCACCTCGACCTGTTGTCCCTGCTCCCGGAAGTACTGTGAAGCAATCCTTGGGTATTTCGTTGCAACACGTTGCTGAATGCCTGGCTTCCAGTCGGGAAGCCCAATCACAGACATGCGGCACTGAGCAATTCCCAGATTCAACAGTTCGTACACGTCCCGATTTTCCTCCAGCAGCACGTCTTTACCAACAATTCCGATATCGGCAACACCATACTCGACGTACGTTGGAACATCTACTGGCTTCGCCATAATGAATTCCATTCCCGCTTCCGGTACCTGA
Protein-coding sequences here:
- the hisF gene encoding imidazole glycerol phosphate synthase subunit HisF; the encoded protein is MLAKRIIPCLDVKDGRVVKGVNFVNLRDAGDPVELAALYDREGADELVFLDISASVEGRETMEEVVRQTAGEIAIPFTVGGGISKVEDMKRILRAGADKIAVNTAAVLNPQLIADGARRFGSQCIVVAIDAKYNEAWGEWEVYTHGGRKPSGIKALEWVKQAESLGAGEILLTSMDADGTKDGFDLKLTAAVSESVRIPVIASGGAGKESHFYDVFTTGKADAGLAATIFHYKEIAVPALKQHLREQGVEIRD
- the hisB gene encoding imidazoleglycerol-phosphate dehydratase HisB encodes the protein MDKQNNGVELENKGAVRQAEVDRKTNETNIQLAFNVDGTGQSTIETDVPFLNHMLDLFTKHGQFDLNVQARGDIDIDDHHTVEDIGICLGQTLREALGDKRGIKRYASVFVPMDEALAQVIIDVSNRPHFEYRAEYPSQQVGSFSTELVHEFLWKLALEARITLHVIVHYGQNTHHMIEAIFKALGRALDEATLIDPRVTGVPSTKGVL
- the hisD gene encoding histidinol dehydrogenase, with the translated sequence MKIVPAREFDLKREVEYGTPEQNETVRRIVSDIRREGDAALLRYTEQLDRTKLTAAELRVPQEELQAAHAAVEPSFVTAIRQAAANIRAFHEKQKRNSWMDWQPDGSLLGQVIRPLKRVGVYVPGGKAAYPSSVLMNVIPAQVAGVPEIVLVTPPSTNGGEGINPYILVAAAEAGVSEMYRVGGAQAIAALAYGTESIAPVDKICGPGNIYVALAKREVYGAVDIDSIAGPSEIVVLADDTANPVYVAADLLSQAEHDEMASAILVTNSATLAEAVQGEVQRQLELLPRRDIAAASVEQYGAIIVVDSIDEGIDVVNRLAPEHLEIMVQEPMAYAGRIENAGAIFLGPYSSEPVGDYFAGPNHIIPTNGTARFSSPVDVDDFIKKSSLIYYSKEALLQNGAAIIELARHEGLEGHARAIAVRLEQEGKAESDNG
- the hisG gene encoding ATP phosphoribosyltransferase — encoded protein: MSDILKVAMPKGRIYKKASKLFREAGLDIPEDVDDTRRLVIQVPEAGMEFIMAKPVDVPTYVEYGVADIGIVGKDVLLEENRDVYELLNLGIAQCRMSVIGLPDWKPGIQQRVATKYPRIASQYFREQGQQVEVIKLNGSIELAPLIGLADRIVDLVETGQTLRENGLVEMTGILDITSRLIANRVSYRMKNARIQALCDALQQVIPASNEISAGSLRG